CGGCACCACCGGCACACCGGCGGCGGCCATGAGGTCCTTGGCGCCGGCCTTGCTGCCCATCTTGCGCATCGAGACCGCCTTGGGGCCGATGAAGGCGATGCCCGCGGACTCGACGGCGTCGGCGAAATCGGCGTTCTCCGACAGGAACCCGTAGCCCGGGTGGATCGCCTGGGCGCCGGTGCGGGTCGCGACCTCGATGATCGCCTCGCCGCGCAGGTAGCTCTCCGGCGGCGTCGGACCGCCGATGCAATAGGCCTCGTCGGCCTGGCGCACGTGTTGCGCGTCGGCATCGGCCGTCGAGTACACCGCCACCGTGCGGATGCCCAGCTGACGGCAGGTGCGGATGACCCGGCAGACGATTTCGCCGCGGTTGGCGATCAGGATCTTGGTGAACATGGCGGGCCTCGTGGCGGCGACTGTCTGGTGGGGCAAGGTGCTCACTGGCACCACGCCGGCTTGCGCTTGTCGAGGAAGGCGGTGAGCCCTTCCTGGCCCTCGGGCGATACCCGCAGGCGGGCGATCAGGTCGGCGTTGTCGGAGTCGTGGGCGGCGCCGTCGGTGTGCGAGGCGACCTGGCGCACCAGCGCCTTGGCCTGGGCCGATGCGATCGGGCCGGCTTTCAACAGCAACCCGACCTGGCGATCCACCGCAGCATCGAGCTCATCGGCAGCGACGGTTTCGTGCAACAGTCCCATGCGCCGCGCCTGTTCGGCGCCGAAGATCTCCGCCGAGGCGAACCAGCGCCGCGCCTGGCGGGCGCCGATGGCCTCGATCACATAGGGCGAGATCACCGCCGGCAACAGGCCCAGCTTGCTTTCGGTCAGGCCGAACTTCGCCTCGTCGGCGCCGATGGCGATGTCGCAACACGCAACCAGCCCGACGCCGCCACCAAACGCGGCGCCCTGGACCCGGGCGATGGTCGGCTTGGGCAGCTCATTCAAGGTCCGCATCAGGCGCGCCAGAGCCAGCGAATCCTCCCGGTTCTCCGCCTCGCTCGCCGCCGCCATCCCACGCATCCAGTTGAGGTCGGCGCCGGCGGAAAACGAGGCGCCCGCGCCCTCCAGCACCACGACCCGGACGCTGTCATCGGCGGCCAGCGCATCCAGCGCGCCGGTGAGCGCGGCGATCAGCATGGCATCGAACGCGTTGTGGACGTCCGGGCGATTCATGCGCAGGCGGGCCACCGGGCCCTGGCGAACATTCAGCAGCGGATTGGTCATCGGGATTCGCGTGTTCGGGAAGCCGTCAATGATAGCTGCCGCGCCTTGCGGACGTGATCGCAGATGCGACCGGTTCTCATTTCTGCAGTAGAATCGGTGTTCGCCCGCCACGCGTTGCCACCCGATGCCCACTGTCCTGCGTTGCCTGCTCGTCTCCGTGCTGTTGTGCCTGTCGCTTCAAGTCCGCGCGTCCACGGCGGATGTGCAGACGGCTTGGCGATTGCTGGACTACATCGCCGTGGACTATGCCGGGGCGGTGGCGGATGGCGAGGTCGTCGACCCGACCGAGTTCCAGGAGATGGTGGAATTCTCCGCGTCCGCTCGTGAGCGGATCCAGTCCCTTGAGGCAACCGCCGGGCAGCCGCGGCTGCTGGAGGAGGCGGAACGCCTGCAGGCGGCCATCGCGGCCCACGAACCGCCTGAGGCCGTCGCGAAGCTGTCGCGCGGGCTGGCCAGCGACCTGATCGCCGCCTACCCGGTCCCGCTCGCACCGACCGCCCCGCCTGACATGGCCGTCGCCGCCGGCCTGTATCAGCAGCAATGCGCCAGTTGCCACGGCGACACCGGCGGCGGCGACGGTCCGGCCAGCGTCGGCCTTGATCCCCCGGCGATCGATTTCACCGACCGCGGGCGTGCGCGCGAGCGCAGCGTGTTCGCGCTCTACCAGGTGATCGAGCAGGGGCTGGAAGGCACCAGCATGGCCAGTTACGCCCACCTGCCAGCCGACGAGCGCTGGGCGCTGTCGTTCTACATCGGCCAGTTCGCCTACCCCGAATCGCAGGCCGGCGCCGGCGAAAAGCTGTGGAACGAGGACGCTTCGTTGCGCGCGTCGATCCCGGACTTGGCGGCGCTGACCCAGGTCACCCCGGCGGCGCTCGCGAACGACGTCGGTGAGGAAACCGCCCAGGCCATCACCGCCTACCTGCGACGGCATCCTGAAGCAGTGGACGCACCGGTCGTTGCCGAAGGCCAGCTCGCGTTCGCCCGCAGCCGTCTGGCCGAAAGCGTCGCCGCCTATGCCGCCGGCGATCAGCCCAAGGCCCGTGACCTCGCCCTGTCCGCATACCTGGACGGCTTCGAGCCGATCGAACCGCTGCTGGCCGCGCGCGACCGTGCCCTGATGGCTCGCATCGAGGCGGCCATGGGCGAGTTGCGCTCGCGCATCGGTTCTTCCGCCAGCGTGGAAGCGGTCCAGGAGCAGGTGCAGGTCGTCGACAGCCTCTTCGCCGAAGCCGAGCACGCGCTCGAACCGGAAATGGCCAACAACGCGTCGGCCTTCGTCGGCGCGTTCACCATTCTGGTGCGCGAAGGCCTTGAGGCGCTGCTGATCCTGATTGCGATGGTCGCGTTCCTGCGCAAGGCCAACCGGACCGAGGTCATGCCCTATGTGCATGGCGGCTGGATCAGCGCATTGGTGGCCGGCGGCGTTACCTGGTTCATGGCGACCTATGTGGTCAGCATCAGCGGGGCCAGTCGTGAGCTGACCGAAGGCTTCGCCGCGCTGTTTGCCGCGGTCGTGCTGTTGTTTGTCGGCATCTGGATGCACGGCAAGAGCCAGGCGGGTGCGTGGCAGCGCTACATCAACGACAAGCTCTCGCACGCGCTGTCCAAACGCTCGGCGTGGTTCCTGTTCGTGCTTTCCTTCGTCGTGGTTTACCGCGAGGTCTTCGAGACCGTGTTGTTCTACATCGCGCTGTGGAGCCAGGGCAACGGCATGGCGATCGTTGCCGGCGGTGGGCTCGGCGCGGCCGTGCTGGTGGTGATCGCGGTGGCCATGCTCCGCTTCAGCCAGCGCCTGCCGATCGGACAGTTCTTCTCGATCAGCTCGATCCTGATCGCGGTCGTGGCCGTGGTGCTGGCCGGCAAGGGCATCGCCGCCCTGCAGGAAGCGGGCTGGGTGTCGGTATCCACGCTCTCGATCCCGCGCGTCGCGCTGCTGGGCATCTACCCGACCCTGCAGAGCGTGCTGGCGCAATTGGTGACGCTGACGGTGCTGGCGGCGGGGTTCTGGTTCAACCGGCGCTCCGCGGTGCCCAGCGCCGCGTGATTACTTACCGGGTTGCGATGTCTCCCGCATCGCCCAACGCCATCAGTCGCTTCTTTGCGTCCAAGGTGTGTTGATCGTCTTCGCCCCGCGCCTTCCGCAGGGCGCTGTAGCCCTCATCCAGCAGGCCCGAAGCGGCATCAAGCTTGCCTTGCCGGGCAAGTGCGGCGCCCAACAGGCTTCGGGCCTCGGCCAGTTCCCAGTGGTCTTCGGGAAGGATTTTTTCGCGGATGCGCACTGCATCGCCAAGTGATTCTGCGGCAAGGCCGGGCTTGCCCGCGCTCAGGTACATCTGGCCCAGGTTGAGGATCATCGACGCAGTCCATGGATGCTCCGGGCCCGCGCCCTCGCGGCAGATCTCGATCGCCTCGTGGTAAAGCGGCTCGGCGCGGGCGAAATCCTCCTGTTCGCGGTAGAGGTTGGCCAGGTTGTTGAGGGTGGTGGCGATGTACGGATGGTCCGGCTTGAGGGACTTGCGACGCATGGCCAGCGCCTCCAGGTACATCGGTTCCGCCTCGTCGTAGCGCTTCTGCTTGGTGAGGACACTGGCCAGCTGGGTCATTGCGAGTGCGATCGACGGGTGCCCGCTGTCGTCATACAGCTTGCGCTTCATCGCCAGGGATTCGCGCAGCAGTGCCTCGGCTTCCGCAAAGCGCTGTGTCTTGCTCAGCAGGACGCCGAGGTTGTTCATCACATTGGCCAGACCGGGATGGACAGGCCCCTGCAGCTCGCGCCGCTGCGACAGCACATCACGGTAGTGTTCTTCGGCCTCGCCGAATTTCCCCTGGCCCACCAGCAGCACAGCCAGGTTGTTGCGTGCGGTCATCTGCACTTCGGGCTCGGTGAGTGCCGTTTCGGTTGCGAATGCAAGTGCTGCGCGATGCACCGACTCGGCCTCGTCACGCTTGCCTTGACGGACCAGTGCCGCGCCCAGGTCGTTGCGCGTAGCCGCCACCAACATCGGATCTGGATGCGGCTGTGCCAGGCGTTGCTCAACCACTTGCCGAAGGAGGGTCTCAGCTTCCTCGTTCTTCCCGCGGCGCATGGCCAGCGTGGCGATGGCCTGCATCGTTTCCAGCGTTTCGCGATGACCGGTTCCCTGGCGCGTGCGTTGCACGTCCAGGGCGCGGGTCAGGAAGGTTTCCGCCTTGTCGTATTTTCCCAGGCTGGTGTAGACGGTGCCGATGATGGCCTCCATCCTGGCGCGCACGTCGGGCTGCCCGGCGAGCTCGCCCCCGATCCGGTTCGAGGCCTGGTCCAGCACCTCGCGCACGCTGGTTTCCTCTCCGCGCGCCTGCGCGGGATCGGCCGATTCCAGCATGCTGACCAGAAGTCCGCTGACCTGCGTGGCCTTGGCCGCTTCGGTGCGCGCGAGGTCGCGCTCATGGGTGATGCGGCTCACATGCAGCGACGCCAGCACCACGCCCGCGCCCACGGCCAGCAGCGTCGTTGCGACACCGTAGCGGTGCTGGCGCAGGAACACGCTGCTCCGGTAGGCGGCGGAGGGGTGCCGCGCGCTGACAATGTCGCCGCCAAGATGGCGTCTGATGTCCTCGGCCATCTGCCCGACCGAGAGGTAGCGTTGCTCCGGATCGTTCTGGATCGCCTTCAGCACGATGCTGTCGAGATCGCCGCGTAACTGCCGTGCAAGCTGCCTGGGCGAGCTGCCCCGGCGCGCGGCGACGGCAGCATCCATGCGGCTTGCACTCACGCTGGGCCGGGCAGGTGCGCCTGCCAGTATCGCCTCCTGCATGTCCTTTGCGGTGGATACGGCAGTGCCAAACGGTTGCGTGCCGGTCAGCAGCTCGTGGAGCAGCAGGCCCAGTGCGTAAACATCCGAGGACGTCGTGGCTGGTTCGCCGCGAATCTGCTCCGGCGCGGCGTAGCGGGGCGTCAGGATCCGGTCGCCGTATTCGGTAGGCGCACGTGCGGTGAGGCCAGTCGCTGGCAACGGTCTGGACCCAGGTTCGCGATTCCCCCGGCGCACGGCGTCGCCACCGTCATCACCGAGTCCTTGCTCGGTGATCCTGGCAATGCCGAAGTCGAGCAGCTTCACGGATGGATGGCCCTGATCGTCCTCCTGCACCATGACGTTGCCAGGCTTCAGGTCGCGATGGATGACCAGATTCCGATGCGCATGCGCAACCGCCGCGCACACCTCGCGGAACAGTCCCAGCCGGCGCCGTACGCCCAGGCGCTTCTGGTCCGCGTAGTCGGTGATTTCCTCGCCAGCGATGTATTCCATGACGAAATAAGGGCGTCCGTCGGCGAGGCTGCCGCCGTCGAGGAGATACGCAATGCCCGGGTGTTTCAGCTGGGCCAGGATGCGGCGCTCGTCCCGGAATCGCGCAAGCAGGCGCTCGCTGACACTGTCGCGTACCACCTTGATTGCGACGGTTTGCTCGAACTGGCCGTCATCGCGCTGGCCCAGGTACACGGTCCCCATTCCGCCCTGACCGATCTCGCCGGCAATGCGATAGGCACCCACGCGTGTGGGAGCAATCTCGTCCTGAGCCAGCGTGGCGCCAAGATCGTCGAAATAGCTGCTCGCGTCGGCATCCAGCGCAATCAGGCGATCGACCTCGGCGCGCAGTCCGGGGTCACCGTTGCAGGCGGAATCCAGCCATGCCTCCCGCTCGTCCACGGCGACGGCGGACAGATCGGCAAACAGTTGCTTTGCACGCAACCAGCGGTTTCTTTCTGTGGGTTTCTCCGACTCGCCAGAGATGCTCATCGCCGCATGCCGTTATTCATGCTGCGTGACCGGTCAAGTCGGCGCGCAGTTCACCATAAAGCCAGGCGCGCGCTGCGCTCCAGTCGCGGCTGACGGTGCGGCGGGTGACCCCCAGGGCCTCGGCGGTCTCCTCCGCACTCAGACCGCCGAACACGCGGCACTCCACGACCTGGGCGGCGCGTGGGTCCATGAGCTGCAGTCGGTCAAGGGCTTCATCCAGCGCCAACAACTCCTCACTGCGTTGCGGCGATACCAGCGACACATCGTCCAACGGCAGCTCTTCATTGCCGCTGCCACGCTTTTGGGCCGCGTGACGCTGCGCGTAGTTGATCAGCAGTTGGCGCATGGCACTGGATGCCGTGGCCAGGAAGTGGGAACGGCTTTCATAACTGGCCCCGCTGCTGACCAGTTTCAGATAGGCCTCGTGCACCAGTGCGGTGGTGTTCAGCGTCTCGTTGCCGCGCCAGCGCGAGCGGTGGTGGCGCGCGATGCGATGCAACGCCCCGTACACCCGCGCGAACACTTTGTCGCGGTCTCCGGTGTCAACGCCGGAGGCCTCAACGGGCTGCAGCGCATTGAGCAGACGGGTGACATCCCCGGCCAGATCATCCGTTTTTGAAACCATGAACCCCTCCCTGGAACACGGTCCAATCTAGGCAATGCGACCCGTCCACGCAAACCCGTGTCCTCCTTTGCGCGCGATTTCTGTAGTCATCAATGAGAGGGGTAATACGGGCCTCGCCCTGGTTTGGCTACGGAATGGACGCACTCGGTGCTCCAGATGCAAACCCCTTTCGAAGTCGTCTGCGCGGTCGCTTGCAGCGCCCGGCAGACCCTGATTACTGATCGAGGGGTACAAAAGCATGAACAAGATTTTCAGCAGGATATGGAGTGCATCGCGCGGCCAGATGGTGGTCGCCTCGGAGCTGGCATCGGGGGGGCGTGGCGCAACGGTGCGACGTGCGCCGGTGACAGCCAGGCAATCGGTCATGAGCATCGCGGTGCTGCTGGGGCTGTCAGCGCTGGCCTCTCCCGTCTGGGCTGCCGACAACGTGATCTGCGAAGACACTGACGGGAACCCGTCAGGCGCCATCACGGGAGGGGGTGATTTTGCGATCTCATGCGGCAAGTCGTCTGAATCCGGTGACCGTGGGGTCGCCCTCGGGGCGCTTGCCACCGCCACCGGTTGGTGGGGCGTCGCGCTGGGCAGCCAGAGCGGAGCAACCGCCGAGCAAAGTACCGCCCTGGGCTCAAACGCCGAGGCGACGGGTAGCTTCGCTCTTGCCGCAGGCGCCCAGACAGAAGCCTCCGGGTTTGCGGCGTCTGCGTTCGGCAGCTCTGCCCACGCGGTGGGCGAAGACTCCCTCGCTCTGGGTGCCCAATCCGGCGCCGATGCCGCTGGCTCGGTGGCGCTGGGTTCCGATTCGTACGCCGGCGAGAGTAACGTGGTGTCCTTCGGGCACAGTGTCGGAGATCCGCGCCTGAATATCACCGGCGGGATGTGGTACTCCGACTTGAATCGGCGGCTGATCCACGTGGCTGACGGCATCGACGACACCGACGCGGTGAACCTGGGGCAGATGAAAAGCTTTGCGTCGCCGTATTTCATCGCCGACGGTGGCATGGACACCACGGTGCCTCACGCAACCGGCTTGAGTACTGCAGGGGGCGTGTCCAGCCTGGCCATAGGTGACTCAAGTGCCTACGGCTACGACAGCTCCGCCGACGGTGAGAGTACGGCGATCGGCACCAACAGCTCGGCCAAAAGCCAAAGTGTTGCGGTCGGCCATGACGCCGACGCTGCCAGCCCCGAGGCAACTGCCGTGGGGCACGGTGCAACGGCCGCCAACGATGGCGCCACGACCGTGGGATTCAGCGCCGGTGCGAGCGGTGAGTACAGTGTTGCGGTCGGCGGCCACAGTGCTGCCAGCGCTGACGCGACCACCGCTGTAGGCGGATGGATCGACAAGAACGGCGACGGCATTGTAGACGCCGACGAAATCACCCTGGCATCGGGACCCAACAGCAGCGCATTCGGCAACGGGGCACAGGCGACAAGCATCAATTCCACCGCACTGGGCGCCTTGAGCAGTGCAGCCGCGTCTTCGCTGGCGGTGGGTAGCCGCAGCGATGCCTCGGGGAGCGCCAGCTCCGCCCTCGGCGCGTCCGCTTCTGCGACCGGTTCGAATGGGACCGCCGTTGGGACGGGCAGCAGGGCCCACGCCGATTTCGCTACCGCACTTGGCGCGCGCAGCCTCGCCACTGGGGAATCCGCCACCGCCGTTGGCAGCTGGATCGACAAGAACGGCGACAACATCATCAATCCCGACGAAGTGGCCTCGGCATCGGGCCTGGAGAGCAGCGCCTTCGGCAGCGCTGCGCAGGCAAGCGGGGAGGCCAGTACCGCCATGGGTGCAGACAGCCGCGCGAGTGGCTTTGGCGGCACCGCCACGGGTGCACGCAGCCGGGCCGATGGCTA
This genomic interval from Lysobacter ciconiae contains the following:
- a CDS encoding enoyl-CoA hydratase/isomerase family protein; amino-acid sequence: MTNPLLNVRQGPVARLRMNRPDVHNAFDAMLIAALTGALDALAADDSVRVVVLEGAGASFSAGADLNWMRGMAAASEAENREDSLALARLMRTLNELPKPTIARVQGAAFGGGVGLVACCDIAIGADEAKFGLTESKLGLLPAVISPYVIEAIGARQARRWFASAEIFGAEQARRMGLLHETVAADELDAAVDRQVGLLLKAGPIASAQAKALVRQVASHTDGAAHDSDNADLIARLRVSPEGQEGLTAFLDKRKPAWCQ
- a CDS encoding cytochrome c/FTR1 family iron permease; this encodes MPTVLRCLLVSVLLCLSLQVRASTADVQTAWRLLDYIAVDYAGAVADGEVVDPTEFQEMVEFSASARERIQSLEATAGQPRLLEEAERLQAAIAAHEPPEAVAKLSRGLASDLIAAYPVPLAPTAPPDMAVAAGLYQQQCASCHGDTGGGDGPASVGLDPPAIDFTDRGRARERSVFALYQVIEQGLEGTSMASYAHLPADERWALSFYIGQFAYPESQAGAGEKLWNEDASLRASIPDLAALTQVTPAALANDVGEETAQAITAYLRRHPEAVDAPVVAEGQLAFARSRLAESVAAYAAGDQPKARDLALSAYLDGFEPIEPLLAARDRALMARIEAAMGELRSRIGSSASVEAVQEQVQVVDSLFAEAEHALEPEMANNASAFVGAFTILVREGLEALLILIAMVAFLRKANRTEVMPYVHGGWISALVAGGVTWFMATYVVSISGASRELTEGFAALFAAVVLLFVGIWMHGKSQAGAWQRYINDKLSHALSKRSAWFLFVLSFVVVYREVFETVLFYIALWSQGNGMAIVAGGGLGAAVLVVIAVAMLRFSQRLPIGQFFSISSILIAVVAVVLAGKGIAALQEAGWVSVSTLSIPRVALLGIYPTLQSVLAQLVTLTVLAAGFWFNRRSAVPSAA
- a CDS encoding ECF-type sigma factor gives rise to the protein MVSKTDDLAGDVTRLLNALQPVEASGVDTGDRDKVFARVYGALHRIARHHRSRWRGNETLNTTALVHEAYLKLVSSGASYESRSHFLATASSAMRQLLINYAQRHAAQKRGSGNEELPLDDVSLVSPQRSEELLALDEALDRLQLMDPRAAQVVECRVFGGLSAEETAEALGVTRRTVSRDWSAARAWLYGELRADLTGHAA
- a CDS encoding serine/threonine-protein kinase — translated: MSISGESEKPTERNRWLRAKQLFADLSAVAVDEREAWLDSACNGDPGLRAEVDRLIALDADASSYFDDLGATLAQDEIAPTRVGAYRIAGEIGQGGMGTVYLGQRDDGQFEQTVAIKVVRDSVSERLLARFRDERRILAQLKHPGIAYLLDGGSLADGRPYFVMEYIAGEEITDYADQKRLGVRRRLGLFREVCAAVAHAHRNLVIHRDLKPGNVMVQEDDQGHPSVKLLDFGIARITEQGLGDDGGDAVRRGNREPGSRPLPATGLTARAPTEYGDRILTPRYAAPEQIRGEPATTSSDVYALGLLLHELLTGTQPFGTAVSTAKDMQEAILAGAPARPSVSASRMDAAVAARRGSSPRQLARQLRGDLDSIVLKAIQNDPEQRYLSVGQMAEDIRRHLGGDIVSARHPSAAYRSSVFLRQHRYGVATTLLAVGAGVVLASLHVSRITHERDLARTEAAKATQVSGLLVSMLESADPAQARGEETSVREVLDQASNRIGGELAGQPDVRARMEAIIGTVYTSLGKYDKAETFLTRALDVQRTRQGTGHRETLETMQAIATLAMRRGKNEEAETLLRQVVEQRLAQPHPDPMLVAATRNDLGAALVRQGKRDEAESVHRAALAFATETALTEPEVQMTARNNLAVLLVGQGKFGEAEEHYRDVLSQRRELQGPVHPGLANVMNNLGVLLSKTQRFAEAEALLRESLAMKRKLYDDSGHPSIALAMTQLASVLTKQKRYDEAEPMYLEALAMRRKSLKPDHPYIATTLNNLANLYREQEDFARAEPLYHEAIEICREGAGPEHPWTASMILNLGQMYLSAGKPGLAAESLGDAVRIREKILPEDHWELAEARSLLGAALARQGKLDAASGLLDEGYSALRKARGEDDQHTLDAKKRLMALGDAGDIATR